One Synechococcus sp. JA-2-3B'a(2-13) genomic window carries:
- a CDS encoding ABC transporter permease, translating into MSALLSLISLISTTSFWVATLRIATPLLFGTLGEVLCERAGVLNLGIEGIMTLGAMTGWLVVYQGSGLWWGVAFAATLGAGVGLIHSLLTVRLGVSQHVTGIGITLLTINAAYFVYRMVLPQVTSPPKIVPFSPWPIPGLSSLPFLGETLFTQPPLTYLSLLLVPLMAYILYRTPLGLAVRMVGENPQAAASQGIPVYAVRTGAVMVGSALMAVAGAFLTLSAFDAFFFNIVNGRGWICIALVVFAAWDPWRALGGALLFAGFDALQLRLQQLWGSRIPYQFFLMLPYLLSIVALILVSRRAKAPRALLIPFRPEERI; encoded by the coding sequence GTGTCTGCACTCCTGAGTCTAATCAGCTTAATCAGCACCACCAGCTTTTGGGTGGCCACCCTGCGCATTGCCACTCCCTTGCTCTTTGGCACTTTGGGCGAAGTCCTCTGTGAGCGGGCCGGCGTTCTCAATTTGGGCATCGAAGGGATCATGACCCTGGGGGCCATGACCGGTTGGCTGGTGGTCTATCAGGGATCCGGATTGTGGTGGGGCGTAGCCTTTGCTGCCACCCTAGGTGCCGGCGTGGGCTTGATTCACAGCCTGTTGACCGTCCGCCTTGGGGTTTCCCAGCACGTCACCGGCATCGGCATCACCCTCTTGACCATTAATGCCGCCTATTTTGTCTATCGCATGGTCCTGCCCCAGGTCACCTCTCCTCCCAAAATCGTCCCCTTCAGCCCTTGGCCGATCCCGGGTCTCTCCAGCCTGCCCTTTCTGGGAGAAACCCTGTTTACCCAGCCGCCCCTCACCTACCTCAGCCTTCTCCTGGTGCCCCTCATGGCCTACATCCTCTACCGAACTCCGCTGGGCCTGGCCGTGCGCATGGTTGGAGAAAATCCCCAGGCTGCCGCTTCCCAGGGGATCCCGGTCTATGCCGTTCGTACCGGAGCGGTGATGGTGGGCAGCGCTCTTATGGCCGTGGCCGGTGCTTTTTTAACCCTCTCTGCGTTCGATGCGTTTTTCTTCAATATCGTCAATGGGCGGGGGTGGATTTGCATTGCTCTGGTGGTTTTTGCCGCTTGGGATCCGTGGCGAGCCTTAGGAGGAGCGTTGCTGTTTGCCGGGTTTGATGCTTTGCAATTGCGCCTTCAGCAGCTTTGGGGTAGCCGGATCCCCTATCAGTTTTTCTTAATGTTGCCCTATCTGCTCAGTATTGTGGCGTTGATTTTGGTCTCTCGCCGTGCCAAAGCGCCCCGCGCCCTTTTAATCCCCTTTCGCCCTGAAGAACGGATTTGA
- a CDS encoding diflavin flavoprotein, with protein MATTAVAPQVAPRLAQPHLTLQTLPIGADTLAIRSQDWDRDRFDIEFALENGTTYNSFLIRGEKVALIDTSHEKFRQLYLDCLQGILDPAQIDYLVVSHTEPDHSGLVGDLLELAPQMTVVASKVAVQFLEDLVHRPFRRLVVKQGDRLDLGKGHVLEFISAPNLHWPDTILTYDHGTQILYTCDVFGMHYCDDFAWDEHPHLLQADFKLYYDCLMGPNARSVLSALKRMEALPPIAAIATGHGPLLRHHLSDWVGQYRTWSLEQAKAERLVAVFYLSGYGQAETLAQAIARGIQKTGIQVELADLRLVDAHEVRELMSLAAGVVIGMPPQSGPEAATTQVLLKTLLASAHSKQGFGLFESGGEDDESVYLCRNTLQEIGAKEVFAPILLKQPAGEALLQLAEEAGTDLGQWLTRDRNIQQMKALDADLDRALGRISNGLYIITARKGQATSAMLASWVAQASTDPPGISIAVAKDRAIESFLQVGDTFVLNVLQEGHYQPLMRHFLKRFPPGADRFAGIKTYPAANGSPILADALAYLECRVVSRLETSDHWVVYSTLEAGRVSSPEGLTAIHHRKVGNHY; from the coding sequence ATGGCCACCACTGCAGTTGCACCTCAAGTCGCACCTCGCCTGGCCCAGCCCCATCTGACGCTGCAAACTCTGCCCATCGGGGCCGACACCCTTGCCATTCGCTCCCAAGATTGGGATCGGGATCGATTTGATATCGAATTTGCTCTGGAAAACGGCACCACCTACAACTCCTTCTTGATTCGCGGCGAGAAGGTGGCCCTCATCGACACCTCCCACGAGAAGTTTCGCCAGTTGTACTTGGATTGCCTGCAAGGGATCCTAGATCCTGCCCAGATCGACTACCTGGTGGTCAGCCACACCGAGCCAGATCACAGCGGCCTGGTTGGGGATCTGCTGGAGCTGGCGCCCCAGATGACGGTGGTGGCCTCCAAGGTGGCGGTGCAATTTCTGGAAGATCTGGTGCATCGGCCCTTCCGGCGGCTGGTGGTGAAACAGGGAGATCGCTTGGATCTGGGCAAAGGGCACGTTCTGGAGTTCATCTCGGCCCCCAACCTGCACTGGCCCGACACCATCCTCACCTACGACCACGGCACCCAGATCCTTTACACCTGCGACGTGTTTGGGATGCACTACTGCGACGATTTCGCCTGGGACGAACATCCCCACCTGTTGCAGGCCGACTTCAAGCTCTACTACGACTGCCTCATGGGGCCCAACGCCCGCTCGGTGTTGTCCGCCCTGAAGCGCATGGAAGCCTTGCCGCCCATCGCTGCCATTGCTACCGGCCACGGCCCCCTACTGCGCCATCACCTGTCCGACTGGGTGGGGCAATATCGCACCTGGAGCCTGGAGCAGGCCAAAGCCGAGCGCCTGGTGGCAGTGTTCTACCTGTCCGGCTATGGCCAGGCGGAAACCTTGGCCCAGGCCATTGCCCGCGGGATCCAAAAAACCGGCATCCAGGTGGAGCTGGCAGATTTGCGGCTGGTGGATGCCCACGAGGTGCGGGAGCTGATGAGCTTGGCCGCCGGTGTGGTGATAGGCATGCCGCCCCAATCAGGGCCTGAGGCCGCCACCACTCAAGTGCTGCTGAAAACCCTGCTGGCCTCTGCCCACAGCAAGCAAGGCTTTGGTCTGTTTGAGTCGGGCGGCGAAGATGATGAGTCGGTGTACCTCTGCCGCAACACACTGCAAGAAATCGGCGCCAAAGAGGTGTTTGCCCCCATTCTGCTCAAGCAGCCTGCTGGCGAGGCCCTGCTGCAACTGGCCGAAGAAGCAGGTACCGATCTGGGGCAGTGGCTGACGCGGGATCGCAACATTCAGCAGATGAAAGCCTTGGATGCCGACTTGGATCGCGCCCTGGGCCGCATCAGCAATGGCCTCTACATCATCACTGCCCGCAAAGGGCAAGCCACCAGCGCCATGCTTGCCTCCTGGGTGGCCCAAGCCAGCACCGATCCGCCAGGGATCAGCATTGCGGTGGCCAAGGATCGGGCCATCGAATCCTTCCTGCAGGTGGGAGATACCTTCGTGTTAAATGTGCTGCAAGAAGGCCATTACCAACCCTTGATGCGCCACTTCCTGAAGCGATTTCCACCGGGAGCCGACCGCTTTGCCGGGATCAAGACCTACCCTGCTGCCAACGGATCCCCCATCTTGGCCGATGCTTTGGCCTACCTGGAGTGCCGTGTGGTGAGCCGCCTGGAAACCAGCGATCACTGGGTGGTGTACAGCACCCTAGAAGCTGGTCGGGTCTCCAGCCCAGAGGGCCTCACCGCCATCCAC
- a CDS encoding ABC transporter permease, whose protein sequence is MRVEPRSTVPLWLILSAPMAAIVLAFLSCSLLILWTGSPVLAAYGALLRGAVGSPFALSETLTRAIPLILTGLAVAVCFRAKLWNIGAEGQFYGGALVASLLGTAGLSLPRPWLVLVLLLAGWIAGGLLLWIPAWLKTQFQVDEVVTTLLLNFVILLGISYLLEGPLKDPLALGWPQGRALAESALLPRLIPRSRLHAGLIIALLAALGVWGLEQFTVWGLEMRAVGANPEAARFLGIPVQGVILYTSLLGGGLAGLAGACELLGLKGYLTLDLSPGFGYTGIVVALLAQLHPLGVVGAAVFIAGVYVGADTMGRSLGVPTYLADVIVAAALLWMLVCMGLARYRLRWD, encoded by the coding sequence ATGCGTGTTGAGCCTCGTTCCACTGTGCCCCTTTGGCTGATCCTGAGCGCGCCGATGGCAGCCATTGTCCTGGCTTTCCTCTCCTGTAGCCTGCTGATCCTGTGGACGGGATCCCCGGTTTTGGCAGCCTATGGAGCTTTGCTGCGGGGAGCGGTGGGATCCCCCTTTGCCCTAAGCGAGACCTTGACTCGGGCCATTCCCCTGATCCTGACGGGATTGGCGGTGGCGGTGTGTTTTCGGGCCAAGTTGTGGAACATCGGTGCGGAAGGCCAGTTTTATGGCGGGGCTCTGGTTGCCAGCCTCTTGGGCACCGCTGGGCTTTCGCTGCCGCGCCCGTGGTTGGTGCTGGTGCTGCTGCTGGCGGGCTGGATTGCCGGAGGGCTGTTGCTGTGGATCCCGGCCTGGCTCAAGACCCAGTTCCAGGTGGACGAAGTGGTGACCACCCTGCTGCTCAATTTTGTCATTCTTCTCGGGATCAGCTATCTCCTGGAAGGCCCCCTCAAAGATCCTCTGGCTCTCGGTTGGCCCCAAGGTCGTGCCCTGGCGGAGAGTGCTCTTCTGCCGCGGCTGATCCCCCGCAGTCGTCTCCACGCCGGTTTGATCATCGCCCTGCTTGCTGCCCTGGGGGTGTGGGGGCTGGAGCAGTTCACCGTTTGGGGCTTAGAAATGCGAGCCGTAGGCGCGAACCCGGAAGCGGCCAGGTTTCTCGGCATCCCAGTCCAGGGAGTTATTTTGTATACCTCACTGCTGGGAGGGGGGCTGGCAGGCTTGGCGGGAGCTTGTGAACTTCTCGGGCTCAAGGGCTATCTCACCTTGGATTTATCCCCGGGCTTTGGCTACACCGGCATCGTCGTTGCCCTGTTGGCCCAACTGCATCCCTTGGGAGTGGTGGGGGCGGCGGTCTTCATTGCCGGGGTTTATGTGGGAGCCGATACCATGGGGCGTAGCTTGGGCGTTCCCACCTATCTTGCCGATGTCATTGTTGCTGCTGCCCTGCTGTGGATGTTGGTCTGCATGGGATTGGCCCGTTATCGTCTGCGCTGGGACTGA
- a CDS encoding BMP family protein — MARLELSRRDFCLRSGAFVAGLMGSRWLVRDAAVAQGTKLKVAGVYTVPIEQQWVSRIHKALMTAQERGDIDYTWSESVSNTDYPRVLRQYAESSVQLLVGEVFGVEREAREVAKDYPKVSFLMGSSLKPDPALSNFAVFDNYIHEPSYLTGMVAGGLTRSKIIGMVGGYPIPEVNRLMNAFMAGARELQPEVKFLVTFIGSWFDPPKAKEAAFAQIDAGADILYAERFGVSDAAKERGVLAIGNVIDTQPDYPETVVVSALWHMEPTIDRAIAAVKAGEFKAEDYGIYSMMKYGGSSLSDWGTFADKVPAELKAKVMQRQAEILAGSFVVAIDDSEPKSTL, encoded by the coding sequence ATGGCACGTTTAGAACTCTCCCGGCGGGACTTCTGCCTGCGTTCTGGGGCTTTTGTGGCTGGCCTGATGGGGAGCCGCTGGTTGGTTCGCGATGCCGCGGTGGCTCAAGGAACCAAGCTGAAGGTGGCCGGGGTTTATACGGTTCCCATTGAGCAGCAGTGGGTGAGCCGGATCCATAAAGCCTTGATGACCGCCCAGGAGCGGGGGGATATTGACTATACCTGGTCGGAGTCAGTTTCCAACACCGACTACCCACGGGTGCTGCGTCAGTATGCCGAGAGCAGCGTCCAACTGCTGGTGGGTGAGGTCTTCGGGGTGGAGCGGGAAGCGCGGGAAGTAGCCAAAGACTATCCCAAGGTCAGCTTTTTGATGGGATCCAGCCTCAAGCCGGATCCTGCCCTGAGCAATTTTGCCGTGTTTGACAACTACATCCACGAGCCTTCCTATTTGACGGGAATGGTGGCCGGGGGGCTGACGCGCTCCAAAATTATCGGCATGGTGGGGGGCTATCCCATTCCAGAGGTGAACCGCCTCATGAATGCTTTTATGGCAGGGGCGAGGGAACTGCAGCCGGAGGTGAAGTTTTTGGTCACCTTTATCGGCAGTTGGTTTGATCCCCCCAAAGCCAAAGAGGCGGCTTTTGCCCAAATTGATGCCGGCGCGGATATCCTCTATGCAGAGCGGTTTGGGGTATCTGATGCCGCCAAAGAGAGGGGCGTTTTGGCCATCGGCAATGTGATCGATACCCAGCCGGACTACCCGGAAACGGTGGTGGTCAGCGCCCTGTGGCACATGGAACCCACCATCGACAGAGCCATTGCCGCGGTGAAGGCCGGAGAATTTAAGGCAGAGGACTACGGGATCTACAGCATGATGAAATATGGGGGATCCAGCCTCTCCGACTGGGGAACCTTTGCCGACAAGGTTCCGGCTGAACTGAAAGCTAAGGTGATGCAGCGGCAGGCAGAGATTTTGGCGGGGTCTTTTGTTGTGGCCATCGATGACAGCGAACCCAAGTCCACCCTCTGA
- a CDS encoding DUF488 domain-containing protein — translation MKSEIYTIGHSNHEIDFFIDLLRQYNITGIGDVRSRPYSRYVPQYSQEKLKSALAAAGIAYVFLGKELGGRSENPSCYDQGRIQYERLANEPAFLEGIDRLIQGSSRYRIALMCAEKDPIECHRSLLVARKLFQSGIPVNHILANGSLETHEALESRLLALCKLPEGDLFRSREEFIAEAYLIQGRRVAYRDEKMSKSDERSARP, via the coding sequence ATGAAATCAGAGATCTACACGATTGGTCACTCAAACCACGAGATTGATTTTTTCATAGACTTACTGCGCCAGTACAACATCACCGGTATTGGCGACGTTCGCTCACGTCCATATAGCCGTTACGTCCCTCAATATTCACAAGAAAAGTTGAAAAGTGCTTTAGCGGCAGCAGGTATTGCTTACGTCTTTCTGGGCAAAGAATTGGGAGGACGTAGCGAAAATCCGAGCTGCTATGATCAGGGTAGGATTCAGTATGAACGACTGGCAAATGAGCCAGCCTTCCTCGAAGGGATCGACCGTCTGATCCAAGGTTCTAGTCGGTATCGGATCGCACTGATGTGTGCTGAGAAAGACCCTATTGAATGTCATAGATCGTTGCTGGTGGCGCGTAAACTTTTTCAAAGTGGGATTCCGGTCAACCACATCTTGGCCAATGGCTCTTTGGAGACTCATGAGGCTCTAGAATCTCGTCTTCTTGCCCTTTGCAAACTTCCAGAGGGGGACTTGTTTAGAAGTCGGGAAGAGTTTATAGCCGAAGCCTATCTCATTCAAGGCAGGCGTGTCGCCTATCGAGATGAGAAAATGTCAAAAAGTGATGAGCGGAGCGCGAGGCCATGA
- a CDS encoding DUF488 domain-containing protein has protein sequence MKIFTIGFTKKSAEQFFNRLKQPGLVRVVDTRLNNTSQLAGFTKKRDLEFFLHEICKLGYVHLPELAPTQEILDAYKASGEWSNYERQFLSLMAERRIEDQVDKSILDGGCLLCSEATPEHCHRRLVAEYLHRKWGDVEIVHL, from the coding sequence ATGAAGATATTTACGATAGGGTTTACGAAGAAAAGTGCAGAGCAATTTTTTAATCGCTTAAAACAGCCTGGTCTGGTTCGAGTTGTTGATACTCGACTTAATAACACCTCGCAACTGGCGGGATTCACGAAAAAGAGGGATCTAGAGTTTTTTCTTCACGAGATCTGCAAGCTTGGATATGTTCATTTGCCGGAACTTGCACCAACTCAAGAGATTCTCGATGCTTACAAAGCCAGTGGTGAATGGTCTAACTACGAGAGACAGTTTTTGTCGCTGATGGCCGAGCGTCGCATTGAAGATCAAGTGGATAAAAGTATTCTCGATGGAGGGTGTCTGCTTTGTAGTGAAGCTACTCCTGAGCACTGTCATCGTAGGCTGGTTGCTGAATATTTGCACAGAAAATGGGGTGATGTTGAAATCGTGCATCTATGA
- a CDS encoding dual OB domain-containing protein → MSYVKTIVCFANSRKMAGRCIAGKEWQNGEPGEWVRPVSSRPSHEVSEHERYYESGGDPELLDILCVSCDTPQPLPHQRENHVINPKHRWKKVGHLPWEDINSWLDNPENLWGTGESSYAGWNNRLSVGRESGVSLYLVPVEHLRLLVGYKAPGYPNSKRRVRGEFVYKGVKYCMDVTDPVIERDFLMGEDGQYDIPDPVLCVSLSDPYLGYYYKLIAAVLYSGRLI, encoded by the coding sequence ATGTCTTACGTCAAGACGATTGTCTGTTTCGCCAACTCCAGAAAAATGGCCGGTCGCTGTATTGCCGGCAAGGAATGGCAGAACGGAGAGCCAGGAGAATGGGTGCGTCCTGTCAGCAGCCGCCCGTCACATGAGGTCTCTGAACATGAGAGGTACTACGAGAGCGGTGGCGACCCAGAACTTCTTGATATTCTCTGTGTCTCTTGTGATACACCTCAGCCACTACCTCACCAGAGGGAGAACCACGTTATCAATCCAAAGCACCGCTGGAAAAAAGTTGGCCACCTGCCTTGGGAGGATATCAACAGTTGGCTAGACAACCCTGAGAATCTCTGGGGCACTGGCGAGAGCAGCTATGCTGGGTGGAACAACCGGTTAAGTGTCGGGCGAGAAAGCGGAGTTTCTCTTTACCTTGTACCGGTCGAGCATTTGCGTCTGTTGGTTGGTTACAAGGCACCAGGATACCCGAATTCTAAGCGTAGAGTACGCGGCGAGTTTGTATACAAGGGAGTAAAATACTGCATGGATGTTACCGATCCTGTGATTGAACGGGATTTCCTAATGGGCGAAGACGGTCAATATGACATCCCCGATCCGGTGCTGTGTGTTAGCCTTAGCGATCCCTACTTGGGCTATTACTACAAGCTGATAGCGGCTGTTCTCTACTCAGGTCGACTCATATGA
- a CDS encoding glycoside hydrolase 100 family protein: protein MTQQRYAWGSQTQTITGFLLAHHLLKVNPKDVNVLDLPKLGSLY from the coding sequence ATGACCCAACAGAGGTACGCATGGGGCAGCCAAACCCAGACGATCACAGGCTTCCTGCTCGCCCATCATCTGCTCAAGGTCAACCCCAAAGATGTCAATGTGTTGGATCTGCCCAAGCTGGGATCCCTGTATTGA
- a CDS encoding ABC transporter ATP-binding protein, whose translation MTANPSPPSEAPLALKVVGITKRFGALLANDQIDLELRAGEILAILGENGAGKTTLMNILFGHYVPDQGQVWVFGRPLKLGSPAAALAAGIGMVHQHVVLADNLSVLDNILLGTQPLWHLWSRRREGRRRIQKLAEELGLAVDPDALVGSLTLGERQRVEILKVLYRGARILILDEPTAVLTPPEIEPFFHTLRQMAGRGLGILLISHKLQEVMRISDRVMVLRSGRVVMTGKTAEIHPTALAEAMVGQRLAAVVKAPLSPGETVLELQQVSCRVGQQHLEQVSLTVRRHEIVGIAGVAGNGQAVLADLVCGVIRPHQGHLHLHGRVLRLISPAEMVRQGMARIPEDRHKTGLIGSLSLWENWVIERYRDPEFSRWGILRHRQIYQQAHTWLQTYDVRGLQSGDPRQALQMPVQLLSGGNMQKVILSRELCRDPQVIVAHQPTRGLDLGAVAYVHAQLLAAARAGAGILLISEDLDELLSLADRVAVLYRGRLSSAVPTQTTTVTALGLRMAGQEVADAC comes from the coding sequence ATGACAGCGAACCCAAGTCCACCCTCTGAAGCGCCTTTGGCCTTGAAGGTGGTGGGCATTACTAAGCGCTTTGGTGCTCTGCTGGCCAACGACCAGATTGATCTTGAGCTGCGGGCCGGGGAGATTCTGGCCATCTTGGGGGAAAATGGGGCGGGCAAAACGACGCTGATGAATATCCTGTTTGGGCACTACGTTCCCGATCAGGGTCAGGTGTGGGTGTTTGGTCGGCCCCTCAAGCTGGGATCCCCGGCGGCTGCCCTGGCGGCGGGGATAGGCATGGTGCATCAGCATGTGGTCTTGGCCGATAATCTATCGGTGCTGGACAACATTCTGCTGGGCACTCAGCCCCTGTGGCACCTATGGTCTCGGCGGCGAGAGGGACGGCGGCGCATCCAAAAGCTGGCTGAGGAATTGGGGTTGGCCGTGGATCCCGATGCTCTGGTGGGATCTCTAACCTTAGGGGAGCGGCAGCGGGTGGAGATCCTCAAGGTGCTGTATCGAGGGGCGCGGATCCTGATTTTGGATGAGCCTACGGCGGTGTTGACCCCACCGGAAATTGAGCCGTTTTTTCACACCCTACGGCAGATGGCCGGTCGCGGACTGGGGATCCTGCTGATTTCCCACAAGCTCCAGGAGGTGATGCGCATCAGTGACCGGGTGATGGTGCTGCGCTCAGGGCGGGTGGTGATGACGGGCAAGACGGCTGAGATCCATCCCACAGCTCTGGCGGAAGCGATGGTGGGGCAGCGGTTGGCGGCGGTGGTCAAAGCCCCTTTGTCTCCGGGGGAGACGGTCTTAGAGTTGCAGCAGGTCTCCTGTCGGGTGGGGCAGCAGCATCTGGAGCAGGTTTCTTTGACGGTGCGGCGTCACGAAATCGTGGGTATTGCCGGGGTGGCGGGCAATGGGCAGGCCGTTCTGGCAGATCTGGTCTGTGGGGTGATCCGGCCCCACCAAGGTCATCTCCATCTGCATGGCCGAGTCCTGCGGCTGATCTCTCCTGCTGAGATGGTGCGGCAAGGCATGGCCCGGATCCCAGAAGACCGCCACAAAACTGGGCTGATTGGTTCCCTTAGCCTATGGGAAAACTGGGTCATCGAGCGCTATCGGGATCCCGAATTCTCGCGGTGGGGGATCCTGCGTCACCGCCAAATCTATCAGCAGGCCCACACCTGGCTACAGACCTACGATGTGCGGGGACTCCAGAGTGGGGATCCGCGGCAGGCGCTCCAGATGCCAGTGCAACTGCTGTCCGGCGGAAATATGCAAAAAGTGATCCTCTCGCGGGAGCTGTGTCGGGATCCCCAGGTAATTGTGGCTCACCAACCGACGCGGGGACTGGATCTGGGGGCTGTGGCTTACGTGCATGCCCAACTGCTGGCAGCAGCCCGGGCTGGAGCCGGGATCCTGCTCATTTCCGAAGACCTGGATGAATTGCTGAGTTTGGCCGATCGGGTGGCGGTGCTCTATCGCGGTCGGCTTTCCTCGGCAGTCCCGACCCAAACCACAACGGTGACCGCCTTGGGGTTGCGCATGGCCGGGCAGGAGGTGGCCGATGCGTGTTGA
- the hflX gene encoding GTPase HflX: MPRASTSRHQTDPRFSSAIAPRRFPEQAKGLKPHQQKQLQRLYQLRLPPDRLVTVEFAQRLGSLTQDLEGQPISVYLNRRGQVIRVGVGSPFETQIPAWELPRQGAERLSGIRCITTQMGEGGPGQKALTAMALQRLDALITLSVSKSGGHRRRGGAATGFVHRAYLAHLLPEGERRWQVSEPLPLGILAEQDLQELVAELEDGFRRQVTARQVDLDQDRAILVGLQESGQSYEDLMDGLAELSRLVESAGGQVLQALWQRREGPNSATVIGSGKVQELALLVQDLGANLVVFDRELTPSQVRTLEEAVGVRVVDRSEVILDIFAQRARTRAGKLQVELAQLQYLLPRLAGRGRTMSRLGGGIGTRGPGETQLEMERRAIQRRISKLRQEVEELRRHRQRLRQRREASQIPVVALVGYTNAGKSTLLNALTHAQVYVADQLFATLDPTTRRLELPDQQAVLLTDTVGFLTELPDQLVDAFQATLEEVTEADALLHVVDLSHPNWEGQIEAVETLLDKLPLATGPRQLVFNKIDRLDPEWVEDVRLLYPKALFVSATTGQNLDQLHHTLAQFAAVLSPNPFDSQEPKDP; the protein is encoded by the coding sequence ATGCCCAGGGCTAGCACCTCTCGCCATCAGACCGACCCCCGCTTCAGCTCTGCTATCGCTCCACGACGCTTTCCCGAACAGGCCAAAGGGTTAAAGCCCCACCAACAAAAGCAACTGCAACGGCTCTATCAACTGCGCCTACCCCCCGACCGCTTGGTGACGGTGGAGTTTGCCCAACGGCTGGGATCCCTGACCCAAGATCTGGAAGGTCAGCCCATCAGCGTTTACCTCAACCGGCGCGGCCAGGTGATCCGCGTAGGGGTGGGATCCCCTTTTGAAACCCAGATTCCCGCTTGGGAATTGCCCCGCCAGGGGGCCGAGCGCCTATCCGGGATCCGCTGCATCACCACCCAAATGGGGGAGGGGGGCCCCGGTCAAAAAGCGCTGACGGCCATGGCTTTGCAGCGTTTGGATGCCCTCATCACCCTTTCCGTGTCCAAGTCAGGAGGGCACCGACGCCGGGGAGGAGCGGCTACGGGCTTTGTTCACCGGGCCTATCTGGCCCATCTGCTGCCGGAGGGAGAGCGCCGTTGGCAGGTTTCTGAGCCTTTGCCTTTGGGGATCCTGGCGGAACAGGATCTGCAGGAGCTGGTGGCGGAGCTAGAAGATGGCTTTCGGCGCCAAGTGACCGCCCGCCAGGTGGATCTGGATCAGGATCGGGCCATCCTGGTGGGGCTGCAGGAGTCCGGGCAGAGCTACGAGGATCTCATGGATGGGTTGGCGGAGCTGAGCCGCCTGGTGGAGAGTGCCGGCGGACAGGTGCTGCAAGCCCTCTGGCAGAGGCGGGAAGGCCCCAATTCGGCCACGGTAATCGGATCCGGTAAGGTGCAAGAGCTGGCTCTGCTGGTCCAGGATCTGGGCGCTAACTTGGTGGTGTTCGACCGGGAACTCACCCCCAGCCAGGTGCGCACCTTGGAAGAGGCGGTGGGGGTGCGGGTGGTGGATCGCAGCGAGGTGATCCTGGATATTTTTGCCCAGCGGGCCAGAACCCGAGCCGGGAAGCTGCAGGTGGAGCTGGCGCAACTGCAGTATTTGCTGCCTCGCCTGGCCGGTCGCGGTCGCACCATGTCTCGGTTAGGTGGGGGCATCGGCACCCGTGGCCCTGGGGAAACCCAACTGGAAATGGAGCGGCGGGCCATCCAGCGGCGCATCAGCAAGCTGCGGCAAGAGGTGGAAGAGCTGCGCCGCCACCGCCAGCGGCTGCGCCAACGGCGCGAGGCATCCCAAATTCCCGTGGTGGCCCTGGTGGGCTACACCAACGCCGGCAAATCCACCCTCCTCAATGCCCTCACCCATGCCCAGGTCTACGTGGCCGACCAACTCTTTGCCACCTTGGATCCCACCACGCGGCGGCTGGAGCTGCCCGACCAGCAGGCGGTGCTGTTGACCGACACAGTGGGATTCCTAACCGAATTACCAGACCAACTGGTGGATGCCTTTCAAGCCACCCTGGAAGAGGTGACGGAAGCGGATGCCCTGCTGCATGTGGTGGATCTGTCTCACCCCAACTGGGAAGGACAGATCGAGGCGGTGGAAACCTTGCTGGACAAGCTGCCCTTGGCCACCGGCCCCCGGCAACTGGTGTTCAACAAAATCGACCGCCTGGATCCCGAATGGGTAGAGGATGTGCGCCTGCTCTACCCCAAAGCCCTGTTTGTTTCCGCCACCACCGGCCAAAACCTGGATCAGTTGCACCACACCCTGGCCCAATTTGCTGCAGTTCTAAGCCCCAACCCCTTCGATAGTCAGGAACCCAAGGATCCCTAA